The Mycoplasmopsis equigenitalium genome contains a region encoding:
- the rplR gene encoding 50S ribosomal protein L18 codes for MQLSRNQARQIKHARIRRNLSGTKAVPRISVFKSLTNFYAQAIDDEHGVTLASSNTAKNKTYGGNIAAASALGSEFGKLLITKKIKKVVFDRSGYIYHGRVKAFADAVRKEGVKF; via the coding sequence ATGCAATTATCAAGAAATCAAGCACGTCAAATCAAGCATGCCAGAATCAGAAGAAATCTTTCTGGTACAAAAGCCGTACCTCGGATCAGTGTTTTCAAATCACTTACTAATTTCTACGCTCAAGCCATTGATGATGAACATGGGGTAACATTAGCATCATCAAACACTGCAAAAAATAAAACATACGGCGGAAATATTGCCGCAGCTTCAGCACTTGGTTCAGAATTTGGTAAATTACTAATTACCAAAAAGATTAAAAAAGTAGTTTTTGATCGTTCAGGTTACATTTACCATGGTCGTGTTAAAGCCTTTGCCGATGCAGTAAGAAAAGAAGGAGTGAAATTCTAA
- the rpmJ gene encoding 50S ribosomal protein L36: MKVRASVKTICKDCKIIKRNSVIRIICKSNPKHKQRQG; this comes from the coding sequence ATGAAAGTAAGAGCAAGTGTAAAAACAATTTGCAAGGACTGTAAAATTATCAAACGTAATAGTGTGATTAGAATTATTTGTAAATCTAATCCTAAACACAAACAAAGACAAGGATAA
- the secY gene encoding preprotein translocase subunit SecY, with translation MNKNNFFSNLGFAISKAFYFFKKKWDHFWGNHPILKKSIFTFLLLLLFIIGTQIRIPYVKIGAGVENSTFFSTLNMVSGGGLKQFSLMALGISPFISASLIMSLLQTRLFPPILKLSQSGPQGRKKINVITRVLTLIISFPQAILLAKSLQAGQIIQFSTDNNFVIYGFIPFILVGGSLIALFLGEEITAKGIGNGTSLIIFVGIAMGLPATFQMAFRHYVGDLNSPGLLNGIIKFITYLAGYLILIVVIIFFYLAERHIPIQQIGAGRSSQVKEMGKLPIKANPAGIMPIIFAFMALSFPNMIAGLLSDTNYGKFWIQNNLQFHQPIGFSLLVIVTFIFSIIIGLQQPRIDKIAEDFVKSSTFIPGIRPGEDTENYLIGVVFRLSIFSAFYLTTLAAIQFIMVMLGMPQGIAFGGTSMMILVSVSLETVSQVKARFKSQKMSMSNKKAKSFKDHKGLLW, from the coding sequence ATGAATAAAAATAACTTTTTTAGCAACCTTGGCTTTGCCATTTCTAAAGCATTCTATTTCTTTAAAAAGAAATGGGATCATTTTTGAGGCAACCACCCAATTCTAAAAAAGAGTATTTTTACCTTTTTATTACTGCTTTTATTCATCATCGGAACGCAAATTCGGATTCCTTATGTTAAAATTGGCGCCGGCGTTGAAAATAGTACATTCTTTAGCACCTTAAATATGGTTTCAGGCGGAGGATTGAAACAGTTTTCATTAATGGCGCTTGGGATTAGTCCTTTCATTTCAGCAAGTTTAATTATGTCCTTGTTGCAAACTAGATTATTCCCACCAATTTTAAAGTTAAGTCAATCTGGTCCACAAGGACGGAAAAAAATTAATGTCATCACCAGAGTTTTAACCTTAATTATTTCCTTTCCCCAAGCAATTTTGTTAGCTAAATCATTGCAAGCAGGGCAAATTATTCAATTTAGCACTGATAACAATTTTGTAATTTATGGTTTTATTCCTTTTATTCTTGTCGGTGGTTCATTAATTGCCCTATTTCTAGGGGAAGAAATCACTGCTAAAGGAATTGGAAACGGAACCAGTTTAATTATTTTTGTTGGAATTGCAATGGGATTACCAGCAACTTTCCAAATGGCATTTCGTCATTATGTTGGCGACCTTAATTCACCAGGTTTACTTAACGGAATTATTAAATTTATTACTTATTTAGCTGGATATTTAATTTTAATTGTGGTGATTATTTTCTTTTATCTTGCAGAACGTCATATTCCTATCCAACAAATTGGAGCAGGACGTAGTAGTCAAGTAAAAGAAATGGGTAAATTACCAATTAAGGCTAACCCAGCCGGAATTATGCCAATTATTTTCGCTTTTATGGCGCTTTCATTTCCGAACATGATCGCTGGCCTTTTAAGTGATACTAACTATGGTAAATTTTGAATTCAAAACAATTTACAATTCCACCAACCAATCGGGTTTAGTTTGCTTGTAATTGTAACGTTTATATTTTCAATTATTATTGGTTTACAACAACCCCGGATTGATAAAATTGCTGAGGATTTTGTTAAATCAAGTACCTTTATTCCTGGAATTCGTCCAGGTGAAGATACAGAAAACTACTTAATTGGTGTTGTTTTCCGTTTGTCAATCTTCTCTGCGTTCTACTTAACCACCTTAGCAGCTATTCAATTTATAATGGTAATGCTTGGTATGCCACAAGGTATTGCCTTTGGTGGAACATCGATGATGATTCTTGTGTCGGTTTCATTAGAAACCGTTTCACAAGTTAAAGCGCGGTTCAAATCGCAAAAAATGTCAATGAGCAATAAAAAAGCGAAGTCATTCAAAGACCATAAAGGACTATTATGATAA
- the map gene encoding type I methionyl aminopeptidase, whose protein sequence is MALIKTKDEIAKITKSCQILAEVKQILYDLVSPGISLEALDAIAFKEITKRGAKPAFLGLYGFPKTICISVNDELIHGIPSNYIIQENDVVKIDAGCIYEGYNSDSAFTKIAGEGTYADKKLVEVAKNAFYAGFNAIKKGARVGDISHAIGTYIKKQGYFTPKEFTGHGIGKKLHEDPYVPNDGKPGTGMLLQDGMVICIEPMILQNSPKIKIAQDGWTVSSQDKKNTAHYEHTVLIKDGHGIILSKGI, encoded by the coding sequence ATGGCCTTGATCAAAACTAAAGACGAGATCGCGAAAATCACCAAATCTTGTCAAATCCTGGCCGAAGTTAAACAAATACTTTACGACCTCGTAAGTCCAGGAATTTCTTTAGAAGCACTAGATGCGATTGCTTTTAAAGAAATTACTAAACGTGGAGCCAAACCTGCTTTTTTAGGTTTATATGGTTTTCCCAAAACAATTTGTATTAGCGTTAATGACGAGTTAATTCACGGTATTCCTAGTAATTACATCATTCAAGAAAATGATGTTGTAAAAATTGATGCCGGATGTATTTATGAAGGATACAACTCCGATTCGGCTTTTACCAAAATCGCTGGTGAAGGTACTTACGCTGATAAAAAATTAGTTGAAGTTGCAAAAAACGCTTTTTATGCAGGCTTTAACGCCATCAAAAAAGGCGCTCGCGTTGGCGATATTTCGCACGCTATTGGTACATACATTAAAAAACAAGGTTACTTTACTCCGAAAGAATTCACAGGACATGGGATTGGTAAAAAATTACATGAAGATCCTTATGTACCCAATGACGGCAAACCAGGAACCGGAATGCTTTTACAAGATGGGATGGTAATTTGCATTGAACCAATGATTTTGCAAAATTCACCTAAAATTAAAATCGCACAAGATGGCTGAACTGTATCGAGCCAAGACAAAAAAAATACAGCCCACTATGAACATACCGTTTTAATTAAAGATGGTCATGGCATAATCTTATCGAAAGGAATTTAG
- the rpsE gene encoding 30S ribosomal protein S5, whose amino-acid sequence MEEKKEFKQPAAATKVISASKKEADKNKKDAIVENHDQKNEKSATSTRTPRAPRDKQRDTKPQLRKKNDNEFSEKVIDIARVTKVVKGGRNFSFSAFVVVGNKKGSVGYGHGKSKEVPDAIKKAVKDARNHLVEVPLIKNKTTIPHEITSKFLSSKVILKPAPKGKGIIASGSVRAVVELAGYSDIVTKTYGSRSKANVVKATLKALKMLRTPEQIAALRDKKLEEII is encoded by the coding sequence ATGGAAGAAAAGAAAGAATTTAAACAACCAGCTGCTGCTACCAAAGTAATTAGCGCAAGTAAAAAAGAAGCTGACAAAAACAAAAAAGATGCGATTGTTGAAAATCATGACCAAAAAAACGAAAAATCAGCAACCAGCACTCGTACCCCACGGGCACCACGTGATAAACAACGTGATACTAAACCACAACTTCGTAAAAAAAATGATAATGAATTTTCAGAAAAAGTTATTGACATTGCTCGGGTAACTAAAGTTGTTAAGGGTGGTCGTAACTTCTCATTCTCAGCCTTTGTAGTTGTTGGAAACAAAAAAGGTAGCGTTGGTTACGGTCATGGAAAATCAAAAGAAGTTCCAGATGCAATTAAAAAAGCAGTTAAAGACGCTCGTAACCACCTTGTTGAAGTGCCTTTGATTAAAAACAAAACTACTATCCCTCACGAAATCACCAGTAAGTTTTTATCTTCAAAAGTGATTTTAAAACCAGCACCAAAAGGGAAAGGGATTATTGCTTCAGGATCAGTTCGTGCCGTTGTTGAGCTAGCAGGTTACAGTGACATTGTTACTAAAACTTATGGCTCACGTTCAAAAGCAAATGTTGTTAAAGCAACATTAAAAGCGCTTAAAATGTTAAGAACACCTGAACAAATCGCTGCACTTCGTGACAAAAAACTTGAGGAAATTATTTAA
- the rplO gene encoding 50S ribosomal protein L15: MELHHLKATDNARPEKHRKGRGHAAGKGKQAGKGQSGQNKRKGHRLGFEGGQTPWFRRIGKRGFNNVNHIEYQVINLSDLEKHFKANEVVTIEKLRSLRLATKNYQDIKLLGNGKLTKKLTVQVHAVSNSAQAAVEKLGGKIEVI, from the coding sequence ATGGAATTACATCATTTAAAAGCAACAGATAATGCTCGTCCAGAAAAACACCGTAAAGGGCGTGGTCACGCTGCAGGTAAAGGGAAACAAGCTGGTAAAGGTCAATCAGGTCAAAACAAACGTAAAGGTCACAGACTAGGTTTTGAAGGGGGTCAAACTCCTTGATTTAGAAGAATTGGTAAACGTGGATTTAACAACGTTAATCACATTGAATACCAAGTTATCAACCTTAGTGATCTTGAAAAACACTTCAAAGCAAACGAAGTTGTAACAATCGAAAAGCTTAGATCTTTAAGATTGGCAACAAAAAATTATCAAGATATAAAATTATTAGGTAATGGTAAATTAACCAAAAAACTAACCGTGCAAGTGCACGCGGTTTCTAACTCAGCACAAGCTGCTGTTGAGAAACTCGGAGGAAAAATCGAGGTAATTTAA
- the rpsM gene encoding 30S ribosomal protein S13 encodes MARILNVEIPNDKRVVISLTYIYGIGKTLAQQILKNVKVDENIRVKDLSEDQLTAIREEAKKYQTEGDLRRETSLNIKRLMEIKSYRGIRHRKGLPVRGQVTQKNARTRKGPRKTVAGKKGK; translated from the coding sequence ATGGCGAGAATTTTAAACGTTGAAATACCTAATGACAAAAGAGTTGTAATCTCTTTAACTTACATTTACGGAATTGGTAAAACTTTAGCACAACAAATTCTTAAAAATGTTAAAGTTGATGAAAATATCCGTGTCAAAGATCTTAGTGAAGATCAACTAACAGCAATTCGTGAAGAAGCTAAAAAATACCAAACCGAAGGTGATTTACGTCGTGAAACTTCATTAAACATTAAACGTTTAATGGAAATTAAATCATACCGGGGCATTCGTCACAGAAAAGGATTACCAGTTCGTGGACAAGTAACTCAAAAGAATGCGCGAACAAGAAAAGGCCCAAGAAAAACCGTGGCTGGAAAGAAAGGTAAATA
- the infA gene encoding translation initiation factor IF-1, translating to MAKDAIKMQGKVTKMHSNESYEVTLENGMVINCHISGKIRQFHIRILPGDTVDIEISPYDLQKGRITYRHK from the coding sequence ATGGCAAAAGATGCAATTAAAATGCAGGGTAAAGTAACCAAAATGCACTCAAATGAGAGCTATGAAGTTACTTTAGAAAATGGCATGGTAATCAATTGCCATATTTCTGGTAAAATCCGGCAATTTCATATCCGGATTCTTCCAGGCGATACAGTCGATATTGAAATTAGTCCTTACGACTTACAAAAAGGACGAATTACTTACAGACACAAATAA
- a CDS encoding adenylate kinase family protein, whose protein sequence is MINILFLGAPGVGKGTVASIIAKEKNIEHISTGVLFRNEIASGSELGLKLKAIVEAGNYVDDELTNALVKKVTLKLKKESKAFILDGYPRTINQAEFLTSLELEGVKITKAILLEAPHDVLIERLSGRRFCPKCQKNYHLKFFPSKLVNKCEVDETLLLQRKDDTPEAIKKRLVVYEKQTLPLINYYKEHNLLVTYSGDNKSEKIASAIMKDLY, encoded by the coding sequence ATGATAAATATTTTATTTTTAGGTGCGCCCGGCGTTGGTAAAGGTACCGTCGCCTCAATCATCGCTAAAGAAAAAAACATCGAACACATCTCAACGGGTGTTCTTTTCCGAAACGAAATTGCCAGTGGATCAGAACTAGGTTTAAAACTAAAAGCGATCGTTGAAGCTGGAAATTACGTTGATGACGAACTAACAAACGCGCTAGTTAAAAAAGTTACACTTAAACTGAAAAAAGAATCAAAAGCCTTTATTCTTGATGGTTACCCACGTACCATCAACCAAGCCGAATTTTTAACTTCGCTTGAACTCGAAGGCGTTAAAATTACTAAAGCTATTTTGCTCGAAGCACCACACGATGTGCTAATTGAGCGACTTAGTGGACGTCGTTTTTGTCCAAAGTGTCAAAAAAATTATCATCTCAAGTTTTTTCCAAGTAAACTAGTTAATAAATGTGAAGTTGATGAAACTTTACTTCTCCAACGTAAAGATGACACTCCTGAAGCAATTAAAAAACGTCTTGTAGTTTACGAAAAACAAACCCTTCCGCTTATTAATTACTATAAAGAACACAATCTTTTAGTGACATACAGCGGCGACAATAAATCAGAGAAAATCGCATCAGCCATTATGAAGGATCTTTATTAA